A single region of the Saprospiraceae bacterium genome encodes:
- a CDS encoding acyl-CoA dehydrogenase family protein, with protein sequence MNLTTVQLKTDPSYSSTTSADHPYLKGGHFLVGDTPADSLFISEEFTAEQLMIKEMVIDFCVKNVQEPFFKRGRELEATQATDLSEIVEVLKKAGELGLCGVSIPEIYGGMELDFNTGVLFSEAIAAGFSFATTIGAQTSIGSLPIYFYGNEQQKQQYLPGIASGELIASYALTEPSAGSDANAGKTTATLSNDGQHYLLNGQKIWITNGGIAQVYVVFAKIEADKDLSAFIVERNFEGFSVGQEEKKMGIKASSTVQLFFDNCKVPIENLLGERGAGFKMALNILNTGRIKLSAGGLGGAKFSVSKGIEYALERKQFGQAISNFGAIKYRIGKITTQTFALDAAVYRTGRNIDLKSEAFLQQGQKDSESKLNAIREFAIECAILKVKGAELACYATDEVMQIYGGMGYAVEIGLEMAYRDARITKIYEGTNDVNSMLSVAELTKRGLLAKEIDLLSAGKKVPFFIFRQLLPFNPGGKWGKEQQLVQGIKNTFLLISGTVGKKLGKKMLEEQEITLNLAAILSEAYLTESVLLKIQKLEQAPGKDVRHFAIQEKMMQLYLYEALDQVQKAAKEAIASFATGFEKKLLLFLLGKLLKSYPQNPKDLRRAVADYALKKGKYPF encoded by the coding sequence ATGAATTTAACGACTGTACAATTAAAGACCGACCCCAGCTATTCTTCCACGACGAGTGCCGATCACCCCTACCTCAAGGGCGGGCATTTCCTAGTCGGCGATACACCAGCCGATAGCCTCTTTATCTCCGAGGAATTCACAGCAGAACAATTGATGATCAAAGAAATGGTCATTGATTTTTGTGTCAAAAATGTCCAGGAACCCTTTTTTAAAAGGGGCCGAGAACTCGAAGCAACCCAAGCAACAGACCTTTCAGAGATTGTCGAAGTATTGAAGAAAGCAGGGGAATTGGGGCTTTGCGGAGTTAGTATTCCAGAAATTTATGGTGGAATGGAATTGGACTTTAATACAGGGGTTCTCTTTTCGGAAGCCATCGCGGCGGGATTTTCCTTTGCGACGACCATTGGTGCACAAACTTCCATTGGGTCCTTGCCCATTTACTTTTATGGTAATGAACAACAAAAGCAACAATATTTACCGGGTATAGCAAGTGGCGAGCTGATTGCCTCCTATGCCTTGACTGAGCCTAGCGCTGGCTCGGATGCCAATGCGGGTAAAACCACAGCAACCCTCAGCAATGATGGCCAACATTATCTCCTCAATGGACAAAAAATATGGATTACGAATGGCGGCATCGCGCAGGTTTATGTGGTTTTTGCCAAAATAGAAGCCGATAAAGACCTGTCTGCCTTTATTGTCGAAAGAAATTTCGAGGGATTTAGCGTGGGGCAAGAGGAGAAAAAAATGGGTATCAAGGCTTCTTCTACCGTTCAACTTTTTTTTGATAATTGTAAAGTTCCCATTGAGAACCTATTGGGGGAACGCGGTGCAGGTTTTAAAATGGCCCTTAATATTTTGAACACAGGGCGGATAAAACTAAGTGCAGGAGGCCTCGGCGGTGCAAAGTTTTCGGTGAGTAAAGGAATTGAATATGCCTTGGAACGAAAACAATTTGGACAAGCTATTTCCAATTTTGGGGCCATTAAATATAGAATTGGAAAGATCACCACTCAAACTTTTGCTTTAGACGCCGCCGTTTATCGAACGGGCCGGAATATCGACTTAAAAAGTGAAGCCTTTTTACAACAAGGCCAAAAAGATAGTGAATCAAAACTAAATGCGATCCGGGAATTTGCGATAGAATGTGCCATTTTAAAGGTAAAAGGCGCTGAATTGGCTTGTTATGCAACAGATGAGGTCATGCAGATCTACGGAGGAATGGGCTATGCGGTTGAGATCGGCTTGGAAATGGCCTATCGAGATGCCCGAATCACCAAAATATATGAAGGCACGAACGATGTGAATAGTATGTTATCTGTGGCCGAATTAACCAAACGGGGTTTGCTTGCCAAAGAAATCGACTTGCTGAGCGCTGGCAAAAAAGTGCCTTTTTTCATTTTTCGTCAACTCTTGCCATTTAACCCTGGCGGAAAATGGGGAAAAGAACAGCAATTGGTTCAAGGCATTAAAAATACATTTCTATTGATTTCTGGTACGGTAGGAAAAAAATTAGGCAAAAAAATGCTGGAAGAGCAAGAGATTACCTTGAATCTTGCCGCAATTTTATCAGAAGCATATCTAACGGAAAGTGTCCTCTTAAAAATACAGAAACTGGAGCAAGCTCCTGGCAAGGATGTCCGGCATTTTGCTATCCAGGAAAAAATGATGCAGCTTTATTTGTACGAAGCGTTGGACCAGGTACAAAAAGCTGCCAAGGAGGCCATTGCTAGTTTCGCAACAGGTTTTGAAAAAAAGCTGTTGCTATTTTTGCTTGGGAAGTTGTTGAAATCCTACCCTCAAAACCCAAAGGATTTAAGGCGGGCGGTGGCGGATTATGCCTTGAAGAAAGGGAAATATCCTTTTTGA
- a CDS encoding T9SS type A sorting domain-containing protein, translating to MQFSKLIRLTLIVLAVGSFTFATAQPGPRGPRGPRGQMLDAEKLKTELNLSTEQSKQIEELTAEHRNKMEALKNADFESPEDRREAMKTIMEEYQSGIKEVLTEEQAAKMKALREEHREMRQEKAADFGKERKAMRDEMETYREENILPVLKTQRTKLEAKISAQDKAKIAELRTQLPPRGERPQRLENPTIEQQKAAKEQFAAKKEAMKAHREQVQALVQKYESDIDALFAEIKPQAEQWKTDMQKIAAKNHPEGMMKRKHPANMQEGAKREAKDGRGMHGKRESGGEEGQHERPLMHKAGFLLLDPNAPATPPTTQEALTEIKVFPNPAVSQNTLSYTVKQAGHLRIELHNESGRTIQTLFDGNKEIGEYQLNVDLSKLQNGVYYYTVIDQSGKQSHKVILNK from the coding sequence ATGCAGTTTTCAAAATTGATTAGACTGACCCTTATCGTTTTGGCCGTAGGTAGCTTTACCTTCGCCACTGCCCAACCTGGCCCAAGAGGCCCACGTGGCCCCCGAGGACAAATGCTTGATGCCGAAAAACTCAAAACGGAGTTAAACTTGAGTACCGAGCAAAGCAAACAAATCGAGGAATTGACCGCCGAGCATCGCAATAAGATGGAAGCCCTCAAAAACGCGGATTTCGAAAGCCCCGAAGATCGCCGTGAAGCCATGAAAACCATCATGGAAGAATACCAGTCGGGTATTAAAGAGGTGCTAACGGAAGAACAAGCAGCCAAAATGAAGGCCCTCCGGGAAGAACACAGGGAAATGCGACAGGAAAAAGCCGCAGATTTTGGCAAAGAGCGAAAAGCCATGCGCGATGAGATGGAAACCTACCGCGAAGAAAATATACTCCCGGTGCTGAAAACGCAAAGAACAAAACTCGAAGCGAAAATCAGTGCCCAAGACAAGGCAAAAATCGCTGAATTACGCACTCAACTTCCACCAAGGGGAGAACGCCCTCAGCGTTTGGAAAACCCCACCATCGAGCAACAAAAAGCAGCCAAAGAACAGTTTGCAGCCAAAAAAGAAGCGATGAAAGCCCACAGAGAGCAAGTGCAGGCGCTCGTCCAAAAATATGAATCGGATATAGATGCACTGTTTGCAGAAATTAAACCACAGGCTGAACAATGGAAAACAGACATGCAAAAAATCGCTGCCAAAAATCACCCAGAAGGAATGATGAAAAGAAAACATCCTGCCAATATGCAGGAGGGAGCCAAAAGAGAAGCTAAAGATGGCCGAGGAATGCATGGCAAAAGAGAGAGCGGTGGAGAGGAAGGACAACACGAACGTCCCCTCATGCACAAAGCAGGCTTCCTGCTGCTAGACCCCAACGCGCCAGCTACTCCCCCTACCACGCAGGAGGCATTGACCGAGATAAAGGTTTTCCCAAATCCTGCTGTCAGCCAAAATACCCTTAGCTATACCGTAAAACAAGCGGGCCACCTGCGTATCGAATTGCACAATGAAAGCGGCAGAACCATACAGACCCTCTTTGATGGCAACAAAGAAATCGGCGAATACCAATTGAATGTCGACCTGAGTAAATTGCAAAATGGCGTTTATTATTATACCGTTATCGACCAAAGTGGCAAACAGTCACACAAGGTGATCCTGAATAAATAA
- a CDS encoding molybdopterin cofactor-binding domain-containing protein, with protein MTLIKTTYNRRSFLQVSSAAGGGMLLGFSWLAGCTPAEIEEEIMAMPESWFDINAFIRIGDNGWVTIQSPNPEIGQNVKTSMPMIVAEELDVDWKNVIVEQAGLNTANFTRQVAGGSNSIRSAWKSLRMAGATARRMLLEAAAKQWEVPVGELRTDGGVIYHTASDLSIGYGEVASAASGLEVPEEVELKDPKAFKIIGTSTKNVDGKKIVTGVPLYGLDYREEGMLIAMIEHAPAFGMKLKSIDDSTVKSMPGIVDVVTIDTSLLRETGPNTFAFTSLVAIVGKSTWEVMNAKKALKVTWEWDTAAENSEDQERQMTAMLEAGAKEAQRLDGNPESAFKNAAKVIERTYSAPFLPHNTMEPMNFFASVTADKAHLVGPIQTPERLAASVSEALNLPAEKVSIMMTRMGGGFGRRLYGNFGLEAALISKQLQAPIKLVYTREDDMSNGTYRPAYKVKYRAALNEANELTAFHVHGVGIHGGPVFANRFPAGTVDNYRAENEAVASNVSTGAWRAPRSNFIAGAEQSFLDEVAEAAGKDPIDFRLALFDRAISNPVGEKNDYDPERYAGVLKLVKEKSGWGNEMPGIYRGVAAYFCHNSYVAQVIDVVIQEGKPKLKKVWCAVDCGIVVNPDAARNIIEGGVVDGIGHGMFGKLTIKEGVPQQNNFDSYNLIRHSDVPAEIETFFVDNGIDPTGLGEPGLPPAIAALANALYQAKGKRLYHQPFAQEESILG; from the coding sequence ATGACACTTATCAAAACAACTTACAATAGACGATCTTTTTTACAAGTTTCCAGTGCTGCCGGTGGCGGAATGTTATTGGGATTTAGTTGGCTGGCAGGGTGTACACCAGCGGAGATCGAGGAAGAAATAATGGCTATGCCCGAATCCTGGTTCGATATCAATGCATTCATCCGGATCGGCGATAACGGATGGGTTACTATCCAATCGCCAAATCCAGAGATCGGGCAGAATGTCAAAACTTCGATGCCGATGATCGTGGCCGAGGAATTGGATGTAGACTGGAAAAATGTAATAGTGGAACAAGCTGGATTGAATACGGCCAACTTTACACGCCAGGTGGCCGGAGGAAGCAACTCCATCCGAAGTGCATGGAAAAGCCTCCGGATGGCAGGGGCAACGGCGCGTCGGATGTTGCTGGAAGCGGCGGCTAAACAATGGGAAGTGCCCGTTGGCGAACTAAGGACGGATGGAGGGGTGATTTACCACACGGCTTCCGATCTGTCGATTGGGTATGGTGAAGTGGCCTCGGCTGCATCGGGGCTGGAGGTGCCGGAAGAGGTTGAACTGAAAGATCCGAAAGCTTTCAAAATCATCGGAACATCCACCAAGAATGTCGACGGAAAAAAGATAGTTACCGGCGTACCGCTTTACGGATTAGACTACAGGGAGGAGGGTATGCTGATAGCCATGATCGAACATGCGCCAGCATTCGGAATGAAATTAAAATCCATCGATGATAGTACGGTTAAATCCATGCCCGGAATTGTAGATGTCGTAACGATTGATACAAGCCTTCTTCGGGAGACGGGGCCTAATACTTTTGCTTTTACCAGCCTGGTAGCCATTGTCGGCAAAAGCACCTGGGAAGTAATGAATGCCAAAAAGGCTTTAAAAGTGACCTGGGAATGGGATACTGCTGCAGAAAATTCAGAAGACCAGGAGCGTCAAATGACAGCCATGCTAGAAGCGGGTGCGAAAGAAGCCCAACGTCTGGACGGAAACCCGGAAAGCGCTTTCAAAAATGCGGCTAAGGTGATCGAAAGGACCTATTCGGCTCCCTTCCTGCCACACAACACCATGGAACCCATGAATTTCTTTGCCAGCGTGACGGCAGACAAGGCCCACCTTGTAGGGCCCATCCAGACGCCGGAGCGATTGGCAGCGTCTGTGTCAGAAGCTTTAAACCTGCCCGCTGAAAAGGTTTCCATTATGATGACCAGAATGGGGGGAGGTTTCGGCCGCCGCCTCTATGGCAATTTTGGCTTGGAAGCGGCTTTGATTTCCAAACAGCTTCAGGCCCCCATCAAGCTGGTATACACTCGCGAAGACGATATGAGCAATGGTACTTACCGGCCCGCCTATAAAGTGAAATACCGGGCGGCATTGAATGAAGCGAACGAGCTCACGGCTTTTCATGTGCACGGCGTAGGCATACACGGTGGCCCTGTATTTGCCAACCGTTTTCCAGCCGGAACGGTAGACAATTACCGAGCCGAAAACGAAGCGGTCGCCTCTAATGTCTCCACAGGGGCCTGGCGGGCACCAAGGTCCAACTTTATTGCCGGCGCGGAGCAATCTTTCCTGGACGAAGTGGCAGAGGCAGCAGGAAAAGACCCGATCGATTTTCGCCTGGCACTATTCGATCGCGCCATTAGCAACCCCGTGGGCGAAAAGAATGATTATGATCCGGAACGCTATGCCGGTGTGCTCAAGTTGGTTAAGGAAAAATCGGGTTGGGGTAATGAAATGCCAGGTATTTACCGCGGTGTAGCCGCCTATTTTTGCCACAATTCCTACGTGGCTCAGGTAATCGATGTGGTGATACAGGAAGGCAAACCCAAACTCAAAAAAGTCTGGTGTGCCGTTGACTGCGGTATTGTTGTCAATCCGGACGCTGCCCGAAACATTATCGAAGGCGGCGTAGTAGATGGTATTGGCCACGGTATGTTTGGCAAATTGACCATTAAAGAAGGTGTACCGCAACAAAATAATTTCGATTCCTATAACCTGATTCGGCATTCGGATGTACCGGCTGAAATCGAAACCTTTTTCGTCGATAATGGTATCGATCCAACAGGATTGGGCGAACCCGGTCTGCCACCGGCCATCGCGGCCCTGGCCAATGCGTTGTATCAGGCGAAAGGTAAGCGTTTATATCACCAGCCGTTTGCGCAGGAAGAATCGATCCTTGGATAA
- a CDS encoding family 78 glycoside hydrolase catalytic domain, giving the protein MKASQTYQHHTLTKFFLAWILLSMIAACNTKEKPVVEGFESDPSVHWIEDGRALPVADSLFYLDHPAPLFRKTFLANQGIAQARLYITAAGYYQASINGERIGQNVLDPAWTDFSKRIYYTEYDVTALVKAGDNCMGVILGNGFYNPLPLRKWGQRNLRNDLAVGKPTFLAKLVIDYEHGDSEAIVSDTTWKYTDGPILRNDVYLGVDYDARREIKGWDVPGGDDIRWQPVKLGDGPGGELQKAFFPPVQITREITPVGIASPQPGIYIVDMGENFTGTYKIKLSGNTGDTISFRFGERIYEDGTLNPMTAVIGQIKRKGVGGPGAPDIAWQGGRYIIGEASNAWYQPDFTYHTYRYMEIAGLDKKPQISDVKGLSIHSNVTHQNSFSCSSELLNSIQEATERTFLANLVSVQSDCAAREKFGYGGDLIATMESFMYNFDMQAFYHKTLYDWVDAMNDSVFVDTAPFVGIKYCGISWESAFLITQYYLYLYYNDTAIIEELYALDKQWMDKVARIHPDGIVDDGLSDHESLEPVPVRLTGTSHYLQCARIMKTFARLMGDQANEAKYEKLAEKLQQLVKAEFWDQPVAGKINRQTLFSTLLYHGIVPPDEIDAAKDSLLNAVRNGPSGHFNTGIFGTKYVLEALSEQHSPDEVFSIVNSTAYPGWGHMIDRGATTIWETWKESDNTFSNCHPMFGTVTEWYYRWLAGIRPDAEHPGFQTFILAPATPEGLEYVNGTYYSPFGKIVSNWKKEPLGGYLYEMTIPEGSVAAVSLPMKPTQSITIERKSDHKELKNIEGLQTGQFKLSAGDYVIRVKS; this is encoded by the coding sequence ATGAAAGCTAGTCAGACATACCAACATCATACCTTGACAAAATTCTTCCTTGCATGGATATTGCTCTCTATGATCGCTGCTTGCAACACGAAAGAAAAGCCCGTCGTAGAGGGGTTTGAATCAGACCCCAGTGTTCACTGGATCGAAGATGGTCGAGCCCTACCAGTTGCAGATTCCTTATTTTATCTTGACCATCCGGCACCGCTTTTTCGGAAGACCTTCCTAGCAAACCAAGGTATTGCGCAGGCCAGGTTGTACATTACTGCCGCCGGTTATTACCAAGCCTCGATCAATGGCGAACGCATTGGACAAAATGTGTTGGATCCGGCCTGGACCGATTTTAGCAAAAGAATTTACTACACGGAATATGACGTCACTGCCCTGGTCAAGGCTGGCGACAATTGCATGGGTGTTATACTTGGCAATGGTTTTTATAATCCCTTACCCTTGAGAAAGTGGGGACAACGAAATTTAAGGAATGATCTTGCCGTTGGAAAGCCCACTTTTTTAGCCAAATTAGTGATCGACTACGAGCATGGTGATTCGGAAGCTATCGTTTCGGATACGACCTGGAAATATACGGATGGCCCCATCTTGAGAAACGATGTTTACCTGGGCGTCGACTATGATGCGCGCCGGGAAATAAAAGGATGGGACGTTCCTGGTGGGGATGATATAAGGTGGCAACCTGTCAAACTGGGGGATGGCCCGGGAGGTGAATTGCAAAAAGCCTTCTTCCCACCCGTTCAAATCACCCGGGAAATAACGCCTGTAGGTATCGCTTCTCCCCAGCCGGGCATCTACATCGTCGATATGGGCGAAAATTTTACGGGTACCTATAAAATCAAGTTGTCAGGAAACACCGGAGACACCATTTCTTTCCGCTTTGGCGAGCGGATTTATGAGGACGGAACACTGAATCCCATGACAGCGGTGATAGGACAGATTAAACGAAAAGGGGTGGGTGGCCCCGGCGCGCCTGACATTGCCTGGCAAGGCGGCCGTTACATCATCGGCGAAGCTAGCAACGCCTGGTACCAACCGGATTTCACCTACCATACCTACCGATATATGGAAATCGCGGGCTTGGATAAAAAGCCACAAATATCGGATGTGAAAGGCTTATCCATACATTCCAACGTTACCCACCAAAATAGCTTTTCCTGTTCTTCGGAATTACTGAATTCGATCCAGGAAGCGACGGAAAGAACTTTTCTGGCCAACCTCGTCAGTGTCCAGTCGGATTGCGCCGCCCGCGAGAAATTTGGTTATGGCGGAGACTTAATTGCCACCATGGAATCGTTCATGTACAACTTTGATATGCAGGCTTTTTATCACAAGACCCTTTACGATTGGGTAGACGCCATGAACGATTCGGTCTTTGTGGATACGGCGCCTTTCGTTGGCATTAAATACTGCGGCATCAGCTGGGAGTCTGCCTTTCTGATCACTCAATATTACCTGTACCTTTACTACAACGATACGGCGATCATCGAGGAACTATACGCGCTGGATAAGCAATGGATGGATAAAGTCGCCCGCATCCATCCGGACGGGATCGTTGACGACGGCCTGAGTGACCATGAATCGCTGGAGCCCGTTCCGGTTCGTTTAACGGGTACAAGCCATTACTTGCAATGTGCCCGCATCATGAAGACCTTTGCCCGGTTGATGGGTGACCAGGCTAATGAAGCGAAATATGAAAAACTGGCTGAAAAACTACAGCAACTGGTGAAAGCGGAATTCTGGGATCAACCCGTAGCCGGAAAAATTAACCGGCAAACGCTGTTTTCTACCTTGCTGTACCACGGCATTGTACCCCCCGATGAAATCGACGCCGCCAAAGACTCCTTGTTAAACGCCGTGCGAAACGGCCCCTCCGGGCATTTCAATACCGGTATCTTTGGGACCAAATATGTCCTGGAGGCGCTATCGGAACAGCACTCTCCAGACGAGGTTTTTAGTATCGTCAATAGTACGGCCTATCCCGGTTGGGGCCATATGATCGATAGGGGCGCTACCACCATTTGGGAAACCTGGAAAGAGAGCGACAATACCTTTTCCAATTGCCATCCCATGTTCGGAACGGTAACAGAGTGGTACTACCGTTGGTTGGCTGGCATTCGGCCTGATGCGGAGCATCCTGGTTTTCAGACCTTTATTTTGGCACCCGCCACCCCGGAAGGACTTGAATATGTGAATGGGACCTATTATTCGCCTTTCGGAAAAATTGTCTCCAATTGGAAAAAGGAACCTTTGGGAGGATACCTTTATGAAATGACCATTCCAGAGGGTAGTGTAGCCGCTGTTAGCTTACCCATGAAACCAACCCAAAGTATAACAATAGAAAGGAAGTCGGATCATAAGGAACTAAAAAACATCGAAGGGCTGCAAACGGGGCAGTTTAAGTTGAGTGCTGGGGATTACGTCATTAGGGTTAAATCTTAG
- a CDS encoding DUF1501 domain-containing protein: protein MSINQNDPAWNRRDFLYGLGASLGAVALTSLLGCDARKGRSLLSDSPLSPKPPMFLPKAKSCIFLMMEGGPSHIDTFDPKPALEKYHLSEFVRQGKQFSAMSSGNRYIVQSPFSSRKVGQSGADLCEHFVHLADVADDICFYRGCQAESVNHPTAMYHLNTGNRFGGEPAMGAWLSYGLGTLNENLPAFVVLPEISFPQGGAANWSNGFLPAHFQGTPLRPTGSPILNIEPPPGLSRYHQRESLDLLQQFNKNHQALHPEEDELSARMASYELAYRMQMEVPGLIDIDAETEENKALYGIGEKATDAFGRKCLLARRLIEQGVRFVQLYSAGWDSHDFLARAHGSLIRSTDKPIAGLLKDLKRRGMLDDTLVVWCGEFGRTADNGIREGGIAYGRDHNPNAMAMWFAGGGVKAGHTIGATDELGQTAVDVVHPIRDLHVTLLHLFGLDDTQLTYFHGGRHKQLSQFGGELIKELLA, encoded by the coding sequence ATGTCTATTAATCAAAATGACCCAGCCTGGAACCGCCGCGATTTTCTATATGGTCTTGGTGCCAGTCTTGGTGCTGTTGCACTTACCAGTTTGTTAGGATGTGATGCTCGAAAAGGTCGCTCCCTGCTGAGTGATTCGCCGCTGAGCCCCAAGCCACCTATGTTTTTGCCGAAGGCCAAATCCTGCATCTTTCTGATGATGGAAGGTGGCCCGAGCCATATCGACACCTTTGACCCCAAGCCTGCCTTGGAAAAATACCATCTAAGCGAATTTGTACGGCAAGGCAAGCAGTTTTCCGCCATGTCGTCGGGCAATCGCTATATCGTACAAAGCCCTTTTTCTAGCCGGAAAGTCGGGCAATCCGGGGCCGACCTGTGCGAACATTTTGTGCACTTGGCCGATGTGGCGGATGACATCTGCTTTTATCGTGGCTGCCAGGCCGAATCAGTCAACCATCCTACGGCCATGTATCACCTCAATACGGGTAATCGCTTCGGTGGAGAGCCAGCGATGGGTGCCTGGCTTAGTTATGGCCTGGGCACCCTGAATGAAAACCTGCCTGCCTTTGTGGTATTGCCGGAGATTTCCTTTCCGCAAGGCGGCGCAGCCAATTGGTCGAATGGTTTCCTCCCCGCCCATTTTCAAGGTACCCCGCTGCGCCCAACGGGCAGCCCGATCCTGAACATTGAACCGCCACCGGGATTGAGCCGCTATCACCAAAGAGAAAGCCTGGATTTGCTCCAGCAATTCAATAAGAACCATCAAGCTTTACATCCGGAAGAAGATGAACTTAGTGCCAGAATGGCCAGCTACGAATTGGCTTATCGCATGCAGATGGAAGTGCCAGGATTGATCGATATTGATGCTGAAACGGAAGAAAACAAGGCCCTTTATGGCATCGGAGAAAAAGCCACAGATGCTTTTGGACGTAAGTGCCTGCTCGCACGCCGCCTCATTGAACAAGGCGTCCGGTTTGTTCAACTGTATTCGGCGGGATGGGATTCGCACGATTTTCTGGCGCGGGCGCATGGCTCCCTGATTCGGAGCACGGATAAACCCATTGCTGGATTGCTCAAAGACCTCAAGCGCAGAGGGATGTTGGATGACACCTTGGTGGTCTGGTGTGGGGAGTTTGGCCGTACTGCCGATAACGGCATTAGGGAAGGCGGTATTGCCTATGGCCGCGACCACAATCCTAACGCCATGGCCATGTGGTTTGCTGGTGGAGGGGTCAAGGCTGGACATACCATCGGTGCGACCGATGAACTGGGACAAACGGCGGTAGACGTGGTGCATCCAATTCGAGACTTACATGTTACCCTACTCCACCTTTTTGGATTAGATGATACCCAATTGACCTATTTTCACGGGGGACGTCACAAGCAGTTGTCGCAATTTGGTGGGGAGCTTATCAAGGAATTGTTGGCTTAG
- a CDS encoding YifB family Mg chelatase-like AAA ATPase: MLVKTYASALQGVDALTITVEVDTGAAASGHQFYHLVGLPDNAVKEGFRRIEAAISNVGYKMKRVRTVVNLAPADIRKEGSAYDLPIAIACLAATNQMALENIDQYLLMGELSLDGSLRPIKGALPIAIQARKEKFKGLILPKQNAKEAAIVNDLNVYGIENLREAIDFFNGTLDIKPTVVDTREEFAYNQSQHSVDFSDVKGQENIKRALEIAAAGGHNVILIGPPGAGKTMLARRLPTILPPLNLYEALETTKIHSVAGILPPDASLVSIRPFRSPHHTISDVALVGGGSNPMPGEISLAHHGVLFLDELPEFKRAVLEVLRQPMEERRITISRAKISVDYPASFMLISSMNPCPCGYYNHPEKDCVCGPGVVKRYLNKISGPLLDRIDLHVEVTPVSYDELASFDRPSETSQDIAQRVILARERQAERFKDHKDLFANAQMPSRMVLEVCEVDKAGLLLVKKAMERLQLSARAYDRILKVARTAADLANSDKIKHEHLAEAIHFRSLDREGWAG, encoded by the coding sequence ATGTTAGTCAAAACCTATGCTAGCGCCCTGCAAGGCGTCGATGCGCTCACCATCACCGTAGAAGTAGATACAGGAGCAGCGGCCTCTGGCCACCAATTTTATCACCTAGTAGGCTTGCCAGACAATGCCGTAAAAGAAGGCTTCCGACGCATTGAAGCAGCCATCAGCAATGTCGGCTATAAAATGAAACGCGTCCGCACCGTCGTCAATTTGGCGCCAGCAGACATCCGCAAAGAAGGTTCCGCCTACGACTTACCCATTGCCATTGCCTGCCTTGCTGCCACCAATCAAATGGCGCTTGAAAACATCGATCAGTACCTGCTCATGGGCGAATTGTCATTGGATGGCAGCCTACGCCCCATCAAAGGAGCCCTCCCTATTGCCATTCAAGCCCGTAAAGAAAAATTCAAGGGGCTGATCCTCCCCAAGCAGAATGCCAAAGAGGCAGCCATTGTCAACGATTTAAATGTCTATGGCATAGAAAACCTGCGAGAAGCTATCGACTTTTTTAATGGCACTCTAGATATCAAGCCAACCGTGGTGGATACCCGGGAAGAATTTGCCTACAACCAAAGCCAACATAGTGTTGATTTTTCGGATGTAAAAGGCCAGGAGAATATCAAACGCGCCTTGGAGATCGCTGCAGCTGGGGGACATAATGTTATCCTCATCGGCCCACCCGGCGCGGGTAAGACCATGCTGGCGCGTCGACTCCCGACCATCCTCCCGCCGCTCAATCTCTACGAAGCCCTGGAAACGACCAAAATTCATTCGGTGGCGGGAATATTGCCACCTGATGCATCGCTGGTCTCCATCCGTCCCTTTCGATCGCCCCATCATACGATCAGTGATGTGGCTTTAGTGGGTGGGGGGAGCAATCCCATGCCTGGTGAAATCTCCCTGGCCCATCATGGTGTCCTCTTTCTGGACGAGCTACCAGAGTTCAAACGGGCCGTCCTGGAAGTCCTTCGGCAACCCATGGAAGAACGACGGATCACCATCTCGCGTGCCAAAATAAGCGTGGATTATCCCGCCAGTTTTATGCTGATCTCTTCGATGAACCCTTGCCCCTGCGGCTATTATAACCATCCCGAAAAAGATTGCGTCTGCGGCCCTGGTGTCGTCAAGCGCTACCTCAATAAAATCTCAGGGCCCCTACTCGACCGCATCGATCTCCATGTCGAAGTCACCCCTGTCTCTTATGACGAACTCGCTTCCTTCGATCGCCCTAGCGAGACGAGCCAGGATATCGCCCAGCGCGTCATCTTGGCCCGTGAGCGCCAGGCCGAACGCTTCAAAGACCACAAAGACCTCTTCGCCAATGCGCAGATGCCTAGCCGGATGGTCCTCGAAGTCTGCGAGGTCGACAAAGCGGGGCTCCTGCTGGTCAAAAAAGCCATGGAACGGCTACAGCTTTCTGCCCGTGCCTATGACCGCATTCTCAAGGTGGCGCGCACAGCCGCCGACCTGGCCAACAGCGATAAGATCAAACACGAACACCTGGCTGAGGCTATCCATTTCAGGAGTCTGGATAGAGAAGGCTGGGCTGGATAA